The Haloplasma contractile SSD-17B DNA segment AACTCTCGATGTAAAGGAGTTCAGTTACTTTTACTTTCGCCTTACCTTTTGATGTAGGTAGAATCACAAACTTATTCTCTCTTGATTTAATACGCTCTATGGAACGCTTTAATTCTTGTGAGAACACAAAATAAGAGACTGGTTTAAGTAAAAAATTAAGTGCGTCTACTGAATATCCCTTGATTGCATATTGCGACATATTTGTAATGAATATAATTGTTACATCTTTATCAAAGTCTCTTATTTTTTCAGCGGCTGACATTCCGTCTAGTCTTTTCATTTCAATGTCTAGAAAAATAATATCATATATTGCTTCATAATCAGAGGTAATTTCATCGCCATCTGAAAAGTGAATCACCTCGAATTCCTCATTATTTTCTTCTGCATACTTATTGATATATTTTTCCAGTTTCATCCTACTTTTTTTAACATCTTCTACAATTGCAATTTTATAAATCATAATATTCCTCCTTAGGCAGAATATTTCATTTTATTTCTTTTCATCATTTTCATAGATTTTTTTGACTGCATTTTAGAGCCTCTATTATGATATCATCCATATCATAGTATTTATATGATGCTAACCGGCCACCATAGATTACATTACTTTCTTTTTTAGCAAGCAATTTATATTTTTCGTAAATTTGGTTGTTGCTCTCATTATTGATTGGATAAAACGGTTCATCTCCTTGTTGCCACTTTGATGGATACTCTTTAGTGATGATTGTCTTTTCTTGTTTTCCATAGTCAAAATGTTTATGTTCAATGATTCGTGTATAGGGAACGGTACTTTCCGTATAGTTGACTACTGCATTGCCTTGATAATTTATTTTGTCATGTACTTCATGTTCAAAATTGAGAGAACGGTACTCTAATTCTCCATAGCAATAATTATAGTATTCATCAATCATTCCAGTAAAAATAATCTTATCAGCTAGTGTATCATAATAATCACGCTCATTAAAATAATCTACATTTAATTCAATGTCTGTTCCTTCTAACATCTTTTCAATAATCTGTGTATAACCTCCGATTGGAATCCCTTGGTATGTATCATTAAAGTAATTATTGTCATAAGTAAAACGGACCGGTAATCGTTTTATAATAAAAGGCGGTAACTCTGTTGTTTTGCATCCCCATTGTTTTTCAGTATAGCCTTTGATTAATTTTTGATAGATGTCTATCCCAACTAGTGAAATCGCCTGTTCTTCAAGATTCTGTGGTTCATTAACTCCATACTCTATAATTTGTTTGGATATTTTCTGTTTTGCTTCTTCTGGTGTAATTACACCCCACATTTTATTAAACGTATTCATATTAAATGGCAAATTGTAAACTTCATCTTCATAAATAGCAACCGGAGAATTCCTAAAATGATTAAAGTTAGCAAACTGATTCACATAATCCCAGACGTACTTGTTATTCGTGTGAAAAATATGAGCACCATATTCGTGAACTTGTATGCCTTGTCGCTCGCAGGTGTATATATTACCCGCTATATGATTACGACGATCAATCACTAAACATTTATAGCCCTTTTTTTTAGCTTCATATGCAAATGTAGCCCCAAAAAGTCCTGCTCCTACTATTAAAAAATCATACTTCATAATGAACTCCTTTCAAAACAAAATTAATTATTGTTATGGATCTTTAATAATCGATGGATTAACGTTCTATTTATTTTATACTTTTATTTTACCAAAAAAAACGTATATTATCGGTGGACTGAACTAGGTTGATTATTTATCTTACTTTATTGTATATGAAGAGAATATTCTTCTTTGTATATTCATTTTAGTTATGACACAATCGGATTACAATAACATTTCTATTCATACAAGCAAATAACAGATTAAAAAGGATGTTAATAAACACAAGTTTCTGCCTATTAACATCCTATTTTTTATTAAAGACCATAACCTAAAATCATCTTAAGCATGTAATTCGTATATTGCGGTCATTTAAACTATTTCCTGTTTCTGTTGTTTCTTATGTCTCACTATTTTTATTGTTGTCATACAAACTACTACTAATGACCCACCCCAAACGATTCCATCAAGTACGTAAACTAGGGTTTGCCACCAAGGAGTAATTTCAATTAATGTAGATTCAGACGAAAGTCCATTCATGGCATTCGTTTGTGAGATTGAATAAATTATATCTTTTGACGCATTACGAACATGTGTCATAACGGTTGGATTGTCCAGATAATCATCTAATTTCCAGAATGTGTTGTTTGTATTTAACCATAGATTGGTTCCAGCATAAAGACCAGATATATGATCTTGATATAGCATAGCCCCTACGGATGCTTGGTCGGTGATTACAAGTCCTTCAAATCCCCACTCATCTCGTAATACATTCGTCATTAATCCTTTATGTGCTCCCGACCAACGTGCTCCTAGTCGATTCATGGATGCCATTACTGCATTAGCTCCACCTTCTCTAACTGCACCTTCAAAACCTCGTAAATAGATTTCACGAATAGCCTGTTCGTTAGCAAAAACTGCACCACCAAATCGATTCGTCTCTTGATCATTTAAGGCGAAATGTTTAATATACGTTTGAACACCTTTTTCACGTGCACCTGACACTACTTGAGCTGACAATTTACCAGATAAGTAAGGGTCTTCTGAATAGTACTCATAATTACGTCCACTATATGGCGAACGATGAATGTTTATACCAGGCGCATACCAACCTGTTATATTAAGTGCAAGGCTATCTTCACCGATTGCTTTACCAACCTCATTTAATAACTCAGTATTCCAGGTTGCTGCCATCTGAAGTGGTGTTGGATAGGCCATACCATGACGGCCAGGAATTAATGTGTCAGAGAAACCAGCAGTTCCATCTTTTGCTGCCGTTGGAGGTAATCCAATAGCGCTAATTGGAATAGTAGAATACCCCCCTAAGCGTACAAGGCGAGTCATCTGTTTTGCAGAAAGCTGATTAACTAAAGCATCCCATTTTGGATCATTAATATCCGTTTCAATTAAGTCAGCAAGTTGCAATTCTCCATATTCATCGTTTATAGTAGAGAATAGTGGCATTTCAGCAGAATTGTCATTAATCACTTGATCACCACGGTAATACTCTAAATCTTCAAGAAGCATAGATGGTGCTTCCCACTGACCATTCATATATACTGTTGGCCAAGTTTCTAACCAATTGTTACGAGATAAATATTGATATGTTTCATCATAATAGTTTATATTTACATCATCAAATTGATTCGTAATTGCATGGTCAGTAGTTTCTGATTTCCCATATGTTGTAGGATCTGTGTTTGCTACAGTATGAGTATAAACAAAATCAGAATTTCCTGGATTCTCTTCTAATGGTGATGGAACAAGTGTTTCACTTAAATTTGCGTCCTTAGTAATTAGTATATTATTAATCGCTGCATGAGAATCTTTAGCAGCAGTAAAATAATAATTACCTGCATCTAAAACATATGTTTCTGCCACTTTATAATCATACGTTTTCATTTCTTCTTTATCGATTAGTACCGTCACTGTTGCACTTTCACCAGGTTCTATAAGATCTGTTTTAGTAAAGCCTACAAGCTCAACTGACGCCTTCTCTATACCATTCAATTTATTGGATTCTGTATATGGCGATTGCATATACATTTGAACAACATCTTTCCCTGCAGTATCACCCGTATTTGTGACAGTGACATCTACCTTAAATTGATCTTGCTGTTCTTCAACCTGATAATCAGACCATTCAAATGAACTATACGACAATCCAAATCCAAAAGGATATTGAACTTCATTACTATAATTATAATTTCCTGCATTACCTTGGTTTAACATCACATCTTCATAACGTGTTTCATAATAGCGATAACCAACGTAAATCCCTTCAGCATACACTAAATAACGATCCCCTTGAAAAACGGATGAATTGCTAATTTCATAATCTCCAAAGTTGACTGCGGATGGAGCAGACAAAGAGTTTCTTGCATATGTATTTACAAGCCGTCCAGACGGATTTACATTACCATTAAATAATTGACCTAGTGCGTTTGACCCTGTTTGACCAAGACCAGCAACCCACAAGACTGCATCAATTGGATACTCTTCTACAAAGTTTAATTCAATTGGGTTATTACTATTCACTACAACTACAACAGTATCAAAATGTTCAGTTGCAAGCTCAATCATATCTCGTTCATCATCATTAATCTCTAAGTAATAAGACCCGTTATCCATCGCTTCAACTGGTAAATCCGTGCTTTCTCCACCTGAACGCCCAATAAAGATAACAGCAGCATCTTTATAATTATCAAAACTTGATATAACATCGTCTGTATAAACATTACGAGGTACTTCATTAACTGCATATTTACCTGCACCGGTTACAGAAACTAATTCTTTACGATATTCACTACCAAGACCAGATTCATAGAATTCCCATAATTGTGGGTTCACACTATATCCTGCAGTTTCAAATGATTCTTGAATAGTGATTGCTTTATCCGTATTTACCGCACCTGAACCAGCACCACCATAAACAGGATCTACCGAATTTTGTCCGAATAAACTTATATTTTTAATCTCCGAACCGAATGGTAAGGTACCGTTGGTATTCTTTAATAAGACAGCCCCTTCTTCAACAATTCGTTGTCCAAGTGACTCTTGATATTCCACTAAATCCTCATAAGAGTCAAAATCACTTGTATATATGTCTTCTACACGATTTTCAATACGTGTTGTAGGAGCATCTAAAACAGTTGAAATCAATGTAGAATACATTGATGTAACAATCGTTATCGCAATAAAAAGTGCTGAAATAACAAAACAACCAATATATTTTATTATTGACCTTCTAACAATATTTTTTTTCTTTTTTGACATAATATATCCACTCCTTATTATAAAAAGAGGCAACATATTAGCGGTCACCTCTTTATATCCAAATATTTTACTTTATTCTAATCCTTCAAACGATAATTGAGCTGTCTCGTCGTTCGCTGAATTTAATACGATGAATACAGTTTTTCCTTCAACATTTGATAAGAAGTCGGCCTTATCTTCGACCTCGATTCCTCCACCAAGTTCAACAATTGACCAGTCTTCTACTTTTTCGGAATCATAGTTAAATGAAAATCCACCCATAGTTGAATATGACGTGTAAATTGCACGGTTTGCATCCGATAAAGTTAAAGAAGTAAATCCATCTACTTTATCCCCTTTTTCATAAGTTCCAAAAGATTCCCACACAGTTGTTCCAGCGTTTGAACCACTGATTACTGTTACACCTGTCCTAACCATGTTGTACGTTCCATCATCATATAAATTTAACCTGTAAGACTCAACAGTTGATCCAATTTCAGCTCCTTGATACTCATAAGGGGCTGTTTCACTGTAAACATAACTATCTGTAATTTTAGCTTCTTCTTCACTGCTACAAGCTGCTAATGTTAACATTACCCCTAACATTGCTAATAATAGAAATCCTTTTTTAAACATATTAATACTCTCCTTTTTATTTTATATTTATATTTAAGTCTAAATTAGACTAAAATACTCAATAGTAAATTTAATACTTACTTACGTGGACTAGATTTTTATCTGATTTTATTTAACATCGTTACATTAATAATAATCTGAATAACAATATTTTATTTTTTGTTCCGTTATCTTTCCCCCTTCTTTGATTTAGCCAATAAATCATCATTAGTTTTAGAAACCGTCATTTCTTCATTACAATTATTGAGTTAGATTAAAACCAATATGTTGTATTAATGATAACGGTTTCTAACTGTGGCAATTATAACATATAAAATATAAGGTACACCGTTTTAAGCACAAACTGTTATTTTTGATGCATATTTTGCAACTCTGTCTATAAAAGCTATGATTAGTTAACTTTTAAATAAACAAAAGTCTTATATAATAAAAAAAGTGACTTGAATTTGGTCAATACAAAGCCACTATAATCACTTAAAGAGTTATATTGTTTCAAATAAAATATGTCTTAATTAATATATTATACTTTATTCACAAAAAAAACAACTTGAAAAATATACCTTAATGACAGTATTTAGAACACTTTATCTTATTGCCATAAACGATGTATCAGTTATCTAGTTAAGGCATTTATATGATCACTTTAATACGATGATTCTGTACGAATAAAAACTAAAGAGCACCCTGATTGAGGATGCCCACTAGATAATAAATCATGCAGATATAAAGAGTTGATATTTTATACTTAAATATCAAATAAAGTTTGTTGTTGTTCCGTTCTTTTAAATTCATTGTCATCTTTAATCTTATATCCTAGTGCCTTATAACCAATTAATCGTTTCTTGTACATACGTTCTAACATAGGATGTTGATCTACATAGTCATAAATTAATACTTCTTCTTTATCTACATGATCACGGTGCAGCCTTCCCACATACTGTTGTAAAGTTCCTTTCCACGACACTGGCATCGTTAAAAATAACGTATCTAGCCTTGGATCATCAAACCCTTCACCAACAAACTTTCCAGTTGCGACAACTACACATTCTCCCTTTTGATCTAAGTGCTTATTCATATCACAAATTGTTTCTTTCAATTGCTTCTTACTCATTCCTCCACGCAGGGTAAATACATGAGGTACTTTTTCTTTAAATACCGAAACTAATATTTCTAAATGTGCTGTTCGTTCTGTTAAAACTAAAGGAGTTTTCTTATTATTCAAACAGTTAAGAACATCATCGATTATTATTTCATTTCTCTCATCATTCTTTACTAACCAACTATATACATCGTATATCTTAGGTTTTTCACCCAAACTTTCAATGTTAGAGTTAATAAATTGTGGAAGCACTGAATGGTTGTATGATTTTTGTAAAATTTCAGCTTTTGCTTTAACTTCATAACGAACCTCACCTAGTTGCATTTTCACAATAGGATGATGCCCATCTTTTCTAACTAGCGTTGCGGTAAATCCATAAACATACTTAGCCTTTATCTTTTTAAGAACCTGTTCAAAACTAATGGCAGAAATATGGTGACATTCATCAACAAGGACGATTCCATATTCTGAAATAAATTCTTTTACTTTTTGCCTATAATTCAAACTTTGTATTAATGCAACATCGATTATTCCAGTTCTTTTCTTTTTACCTGCTCCATACTGACCGATTTGGTCTTCTTTAGCGTTTAAAAATATCTTTAATTTTTCTTTCCATTGTTCGAGCAATTGTTTTGTATGTACAATAATTAGAGCATTTCGTTTAATCTTTGCTAACAGGGCAATAGCTATAACCGTTTTACCAAAGCCAGTTGTAGCAGACAGAATCCCAGTATTATATCTACTAAGCTCTTCTAATGCTTTTTCTTGTTTAGGCTTTAATTTTCCAGAAAAATCAGTCTTAATAATTTCTCCTTCATTCCAATCATATTTTACTTTAACATCAGAACCATTCTTTGAGAAGAGTTCAATAACATCCTTTAAACATCCTCGAGGTAATGCTAGTGCATCTGCATAATCTTCTGAAGTGTCTATAACTCTTGGAATACTGTATGTTGGTAATCTTAACGACTTTGCCTTATAAAATTTAGGGTTAGTAAAGGAAGCAAATGCCTTTAATCCATTAACTGCACTTTGTGTTAATAAGTATTTTGGTATATAAATCATATTAGAATAAACTATTTCTATTTGTTTTGGTAATTCATCTATTTTTGAATTATTAGAACGCTTTTCCCTAAAACTTATTTTGTTTATTTGTGAACTGTTGTTAACAAACTCTCTCGCCTTATCTAAACTGACTTTTTTGATCGTATATAAAAAAGCCCATTGATCATCATATGGTTCGAAATTAAAATTAACAAACGCACTATTACCTTGATTTAATCTTTTCTTTTGTAAAGGAATAGCAATCAAATTACCAAATCCACCCGGTAGTAGTTTATCTTGATTTGGAAAAAGTCGGTCAAATGATTTAAGGTGATACCTTTTTTCCTTTGTTTTAGTCAACAATATATGTCCTAAGCGTCTCGCTATGGCTGCTTGTATGGGTTTTTCGAAAAATAACCATACATGACCTCCATTTCCAGAGCGAGACTTCTCAACATAAGCTGGAAAATCAGATTCCATACAAGTTTTTATAAATGCCTTTATATCATTTTGCCATCCCTTTTTATCAAAATCTAAAGCTAGGAAATAACAAGTATTATCTTTTAATAAGGGATATATTCCAACAGTTTCTGTACCGTCTAAATGTTTGTAATAAACATGATCAGTTAATTGATTATAGGATTTATGGGATATCCCTTCTGCCCTTATTTTCTGATTAGCAGGATAATAACCTGATTTACCATTTTCATTTTCCCACCGTAAAGCGTATACATCTTGACGACCTTTAAACAAAGATTTATAAAGATTAATTTTATCTTTTATTTGAGAATATTTATTTACACCAGTTGTTTGAATTTGATTCTTTGCGTTAGTCTTTTGTGAAAAGTAATTAACTTGCTGATTTTTTATATCTAATTGCGCTGTATTTGTTTGGTTTGAATAATTTCTACTCCTATTAGTAGATGAGAGTGTATTCTTTTGTTCACTAACATTTCGTTGATTTTTTAATGACTTAAGCATTTCATTCTCACGTTTTAAGTCTTTATACTGTTCTTTTAATACATTTATTTGACGTTCTAAAACGGTATTTTTTTCTAATAGTTGTTTATTTTTATTTTCTAAATCTCCTATGATCTTTTTAATATAACTGAAATCAAATTTTTTATTTTTGTTTACATCCATAATATCAACTCAATTTTGTGTTTTTAGTTACGTGATTTTATTTTACCGAAAATGTTTGTAAAAAGAAATAGTTAGATTATTATTGCCTTAAAAATTTAGTAAAGCATGTATGACACCTAAATCACACTCAGCATCAATAAATTAAAAAATATTACAAGAAAAAAAGACCACCTACTCTATAGTTGGATGATCTAATTCGTTTATATCTAAGAATTATTACTACTACATATGTTCTTTAACAATTTACATAGTTGAACCTATATTTTTATTTCTTGTCTTGTAAATCATTAAAGTTACTATCCTTCTGTTTGAGGACTTCTTTATACATTTGTGCGTAGTTTAATTGGGGTTTTTACTGTCTTATAGTCTTGATTTAAAATGGCTTTAATACTTTTAGTTGACATTGGTTTTGCCTCCTTATTACAATCACTCATCTACTCACCTCATTTTTAGTCTCACTAAAAAGTATTCTTCTATTTGATCTATATCTATACTGCCTTTGCTACCCGACAATGTTCGTTCAGTTTGCAACTATTACATTTAGGAACTTTAGTACATATTTCACCATAGTTGTCAGCACAGAATATCCATAATAGAGCATCTAAATATGCTTTTGAAACTCCTACTTCATCTGAGATAGTACTTAAAACTTTGATTGCTTCGTCTTCCGTAGAATTTAACTGTAAATAACCTAGACGATCCTCACTTAATACTCGCATTATATGACGATCTGGTTTCACTTCATCGATTCCAACATTTCTTAAATATTCAAATGCTAGAGGGTATCCTACTTGTTTTAATTTGTATTTACCTATTGAGATTTCTTTTGCTACTGAGCATGGTGATTTGCTTGTAACATAAACATCTAGACCACCATTTTCCTCATCTATTCGTTCAAGCATTTTTATATTATAGTGGAGTACTTCCATCTGTCTGTTAGTTGAAATTGAACCACACTTTAATTTAAACAGCCCTGCTGTAAAATAATTAGGATTTGTAGCTAGTATGTTCTCTTTTTTAAAATTAAAGAACAACTCAGTTATTTTAACTTTATTCCTCTCTATATTTCTCCAGTTTTTATTGTTACTTGTTAATAATGACAGCACTAGTCCTCTTATATGTTCATTAAAGGAAAAAGTTCTATTCTCATATTTTCTTTTGTGTATATTTTGAATATGTTCCATCTGAGCTATTTCAGCTTCAACTGATTGACCATTATGTTCTAGTGTTTCCTTTACTAATTCAATTAATTGATGTGAGTTCATGGTGTTCCTCCCTATTATTTACTATCCAGTTAACTTTTCCATTTTTAAGAAATAGTCTTTTCCCATATAATATCTCTTCTTGTAATAGTTGTATTTAATAAAAAAACAATAGCTTATAGAATCTGTAGACTAGGATCAGTATGATTATAAAGAAAGTTCAAATAAATACCTGATTAATTCAAATGCTAATAGGATGATGCACAATACAGCTGATGCTCTTGCAAAGTTTTTTAAATTATGATTGATTTTTATAAAAGACATGACTAAAAGTTAAATGAGTGCAATAGTCATTCCAATTGTATCAAATCGCGACAATATATAGAACGATCACTAGAATTCCCCATATCCCAGCAGAAACAACACTCCCCTTCCCGTAATCGGCTATATGTTTTTGATAAAGCTCTGCATTTTCCACGTCTGCCTTATATTCATCATACCTTAATTCAGTACGGAGCATTTGTTCCCGATGAATATCTTTATTCTTATGCATAATAACCACTTCCTTTCTTTACCAGTATTATAACTATTATAATATAAATAGTCGCTGTGTTAAAGAAGGAAGTTATTATTGATTACTACTTTTTTCCAAAAGTGCTGTTGGATAAAATTTGGTTTATGTGTTTCAAATGATGACCCAAGTTTCTCAATTCATATACGCCCACTAAGATCATACACTGTAAAAGTCAGGTTAATTAATCTTAAATACAAGACATCCTTTAAACTGAAGTTCACAATAACCTTCACCACACACGCGTAATGGTAGAAGTTGCTTAGCCTATTACGGCGTATTTTTTAAGTATTTAAAAAATCAAAAACACTAAAACCTTATACTTGTCCTAAGTGCATAATTAATGTCTAAAACTAAACTGTTTTAGGTTTAAATAAAGATTAATTTTTTTAGTTCAGAACTAATTTTTATGTTGAACCCATCCAAAATTAACTAGTCTAACTTTTTCCAGTATGTTACAATTAAATTATCATAACTATTGGAGGGAAAGTATGAAAAAGTTATTACAAAAGTATGAAAGTAAAATTATTGCACTAACGTTTCCTACATCAAAAGATTTAACTACCGCTGTATTAAAAGAGGTCAGTGAAACATTCTTTACAATAGAAAATAAGGGTCTAAGACACCACTTTAATTATTCTGTCATACTAAGTGCATTGGATGCAGATGATGGAATTAGAGTAAAGAAATTTAAACAAGCTTTTCCATTAATTCTTACGATGAATGATCAAGTTATGTATGGTATTGGGTCTGTAATTAAGGTTAGGTAAAGTTAGATAATGGCCATAAGCATATGAAATGAATGCTGACAAAATCTTTGCTAACTTCTTGAAAACCACTCTATACATAAATGAGATTAAATTTTACTACCACACAAATGTGTATCTTAATGTTACTTGCACCAAATGGAAATTACTGTAAAAGAGTGATGTGATTGATTTACATATATATTTATGAGGGGGAGTTATTAATGTATTGTAGATTATGCGGGGAGCAAATCAATAAGAATACAGAAACATGCCATAACTGTGGATTTCATCCATTAACCGGATGCGCATATTGTCAAAGCTTTGGAAGTGAAACTGACCCTTATGCTAGTAAATGTGAGAACTGTAATGAAACACTAGTAAATGTACCGATTAAAAATAATAATAACAAATCACGCAAACTTAAATCTAACATATTCGCATATGATTATTTTTTAGCATTTCTAATACCAGTAATAGGTTTCATGATCTATATGATGTATAAAGATGACCAAGATAGCGATATCCTAAGGGCAGCAACTAAAGTAGGTTTTTACACATATATTTTTCTTTCACTAATATTCTTTGTTATCGCTCTATTTTAGAATGCTTTAATTCAAAATAAAAGGTCCCTTATTATCTATGTTTAGTAGATATTAGGGGACTTTATTTTGTAGTACGGAGCTTTACACTAATCGATATTGATAACTTATTAATATGATATATCTGTTATAACTTAGTAATGCTTTCTTTTTATAGCTGCTAGATGAGTATCACGGACTTTTTTATTACGTGCTTCATTTAATAAACACAAATTGTAATAGAACTCGTTACATAGTTCATAATTATCTTTTTGATCCGGTTGATTATCCACATATTCAAAGAAGGAATCTGGATCCTTTACATTGCTTGCTTTAACAAATAATTCTGAACGATCGCTAAATACAACTACGTTTTTATAGTCTGTATCACAGATATTTTTCAAACATTTTATATGCCAAGCATTTTGATGACTTGGATTTTGAAAGGTGACCTTATTTACCTTTGTATACGTCTTACTACTATTTTTATATTGATACTTATTTACAATACACTGCTTCCACTCTGCATTCTTATAGATACCATATATTTTTCCCGCATAATCTTTAAGTTCTAATACGTATATATTCCCTTTATAAAAAAACATGATATCCACTTGGGAATATGGGAGTTCTTTATGGCTTGATGGTATATACAGATTGATTAATA contains these protein-coding regions:
- a CDS encoding glycoside hydrolase family 3 protein encodes the protein MSKKKKNIVRRSIIKYIGCFVISALFIAITIVTSMYSTLISTVLDAPTTRIENRVEDIYTSDFDSYEDLVEYQESLGQRIVEEGAVLLKNTNGTLPFGSEIKNISLFGQNSVDPVYGGAGSGAVNTDKAITIQESFETAGYSVNPQLWEFYESGLGSEYRKELVSVTGAGKYAVNEVPRNVYTDDVISSFDNYKDAAVIFIGRSGGESTDLPVEAMDNGSYYLEINDDERDMIELATEHFDTVVVVVNSNNPIELNFVEEYPIDAVLWVAGLGQTGSNALGQLFNGNVNPSGRLVNTYARNSLSAPSAVNFGDYEISNSSVFQGDRYLVYAEGIYVGYRYYETRYEDVMLNQGNAGNYNYSNEVQYPFGFGLSYSSFEWSDYQVEEQQDQFKVDVTVTNTGDTAGKDVVQMYMQSPYTESNKLNGIEKASVELVGFTKTDLIEPGESATVTVLIDKEEMKTYDYKVAETYVLDAGNYYFTAAKDSHAAINNILITKDANLSETLVPSPLEENPGNSDFVYTHTVANTDPTTYGKSETTDHAITNQFDDVNINYYDETYQYLSRNNWLETWPTVYMNGQWEAPSMLLEDLEYYRGDQVINDNSAEMPLFSTINDEYGELQLADLIETDINDPKWDALVNQLSAKQMTRLVRLGGYSTIPISAIGLPPTAAKDGTAGFSDTLIPGRHGMAYPTPLQMAATWNTELLNEVGKAIGEDSLALNITGWYAPGINIHRSPYSGRNYEYYSEDPYLSGKLSAQVVSGAREKGVQTYIKHFALNDQETNRFGGAVFANEQAIREIYLRGFEGAVREGGANAVMASMNRLGARWSGAHKGLMTNVLRDEWGFEGLVITDQASVGAMLYQDHISGLYAGTNLWLNTNNTFWKLDDYLDNPTVMTHVRNASKDIIYSISQTNAMNGLSSESTLIEITPWWQTLVYVLDGIVWGGSLVVVCMTTIKIVRHKKQQKQEIV
- a CDS encoding nuclease-related domain-containing protein → MVSEKGIPEDDINQYLTSMLYPGDDPFDGQLYKEINKRYGKEAKVLINLYIPSSHKELPYSQVDIMFFYKGNIYVLELKDYAGKIYGIYKNAEWKQCIVNKYQYKNSSKTYTKVNKVTFQNPSHQNAWHIKCLKNICDTDYKNVVVFSDRSELFVKASNVKDPDSFFEYVDNQPDQKDNYELCNEFYYNLCLLNEARNKKVRDTHLAAIKRKHY
- the glf gene encoding UDP-galactopyranose mutase, producing the protein MKYDFLIVGAGLFGATFAYEAKKKGYKCLVIDRRNHIAGNIYTCERQGIQVHEYGAHIFHTNNKYVWDYVNQFANFNHFRNSPVAIYEDEVYNLPFNMNTFNKMWGVITPEEAKQKISKQIIEYGVNEPQNLEEQAISLVGIDIYQKLIKGYTEKQWGCKTTELPPFIIKRLPVRFTYDNNYFNDTYQGIPIGGYTQIIEKMLEGTDIELNVDYFNERDYYDTLADKIIFTGMIDEYYNYCYGELEYRSLNFEHEVHDKINYQGNAVVNYTESTVPYTRIIEHKHFDYGKQEKTIITKEYPSKWQQGDEPFYPINNESNNQIYEKYKLLAKKESNVIYGGRLASYKYYDMDDIIIEALKCSQKNL
- a CDS encoding TOTE conflict system archaeo-eukaryotic primase domain-containing protein, producing the protein MDVNKNKKFDFSYIKKIIGDLENKNKQLLEKNTVLERQINVLKEQYKDLKRENEMLKSLKNQRNVSEQKNTLSSTNRSRNYSNQTNTAQLDIKNQQVNYFSQKTNAKNQIQTTGVNKYSQIKDKINLYKSLFKGRQDVYALRWENENGKSGYYPANQKIRAEGISHKSYNQLTDHVYYKHLDGTETVGIYPLLKDNTCYFLALDFDKKGWQNDIKAFIKTCMESDFPAYVEKSRSGNGGHVWLFFEKPIQAAIARRLGHILLTKTKEKRYHLKSFDRLFPNQDKLLPGGFGNLIAIPLQKKRLNQGNSAFVNFNFEPYDDQWAFLYTIKKVSLDKAREFVNNSSQINKISFREKRSNNSKIDELPKQIEIVYSNMIYIPKYLLTQSAVNGLKAFASFTNPKFYKAKSLRLPTYSIPRVIDTSEDYADALALPRGCLKDVIELFSKNGSDVKVKYDWNEGEIIKTDFSGKLKPKQEKALEELSRYNTGILSATTGFGKTVIAIALLAKIKRNALIIVHTKQLLEQWKEKLKIFLNAKEDQIGQYGAGKKKRTGIIDVALIQSLNYRQKVKEFISEYGIVLVDECHHISAISFEQVLKKIKAKYVYGFTATLVRKDGHHPIVKMQLGEVRYEVKAKAEILQKSYNHSVLPQFINSNIESLGEKPKIYDVYSWLVKNDERNEIIIDDVLNCLNNKKTPLVLTERTAHLEILVSVFKEKVPHVFTLRGGMSKKQLKETICDMNKHLDQKGECVVVATGKFVGEGFDDPRLDTLFLTMPVSWKGTLQQYVGRLHRDHVDKEEVLIYDYVDQHPMLERMYKKRLIGYKALGYKIKDDNEFKRTEQQQTLFDI
- a CDS encoding zinc ribbon domain-containing protein; this translates as MYCRLCGEQINKNTETCHNCGFHPLTGCAYCQSFGSETDPYASKCENCNETLVNVPIKNNNNKSRKLKSNIFAYDYFLAFLIPVIGFMIYMMYKDDQDSDILRAATKVGFYTYIFLSLIFFVIALF
- a CDS encoding LytR/AlgR family response regulator transcription factor; this translates as MIYKIAIVEDVKKSRMKLEKYINKYAEENNEEFEVIHFSDGDEITSDYEAIYDIIFLDIEMKRLDGMSAAEKIRDFDKDVTIIFITNMSQYAIKGYSVDALNFLLKPVSYFVFSQELKRSIERIKSRENKFVILPTSKGKAKVKVTELLYIESFKHKLFFYTKSSEYTTYGTMKDMEKDLLSANFYRCNNCYLVNLAMVQGIEGEFAIVGSHKLKISRPRKKDFMEALASYAGRTLV